A window of the Gorilla gorilla gorilla isolate KB3781 chromosome 8, NHGRI_mGorGor1-v2.1_pri, whole genome shotgun sequence genome harbors these coding sequences:
- the LOC129525150 gene encoding uncharacterized protein → MNPPEGTNSSRRAALRTVTLAARARSFTPQPVRPQTHQKEATPNTSEHQKEQTLDAPPLRTVTLTVRVRRFILEVSETKNPPIPDTVWRGFSSAWAWGRWALAIPERGCDRCDPICPVRGPGDSAAYPAAAHCRHCLEIQVCGPGDLAAYPAAAHCRDCLEIQVRGPGDSAAYPAAAHAEAAGKYRSVARETRPPTPVLPTQRLPGNTGPWPGRLGRLPWCCPRRGCREIQVRGPRCCPHRGCREIQVRGPGDSAAYPAATHAEAAGKYRSVARETQPPIPLLPTQRLPGNTGLWPGRLSRLSRCYPRRGCREIQVRGPGDSAAYPAATHAEVAGKYRSLARETQPPTPLLPTQRLPGNAGPWPGRLGRLPRCCPRRGCREIQVRGPGDSASYPAAAHAEAAGKYRCFLSTSISTLNS, encoded by the exons atgaacccaccggaaggaacgaacagctccagacgcgccgccttaagaactgtaacactcgcTGCGAGGGCCCGCAGCTTCACTCCTcagccagtgagaccacaaacccaccagaaggaagcaactccgaacacatccgaacatcagaaggaacaaactctggacgcaccgcctttaagaactgtaacactcaccgtgagggtccgcagattcattcttgaagtcagtgagaccaagaacccaccaattccggacacagtgtGGCGGGGATTCTCCTCAGCCTGGGCCTGGGGACGCTGGGCCCTCGCTATTCCAGAGCGTGGCTGTGACAGGTGTGATCCAATCTGTCCCGTCCGGGGCCCAGGAGACTCGGCCGCCTATCCCGCTGCTGCCCACTGCAGACACTGCCTGGAAATACAGGTCTGTGGCCCGGGAGACTTGGCCGCCTACCCCGCTGCTGCCCACTGCAGAGACTGCCTGGAAATACAGGTCCGTGGCCCGGGAGACTCGGCCGCCTATCCCGCTGCTGCCCACGCAGAGGCTGCCGGGAAATACAGGTCCGTGGCCCGGGAGACTCGGCCGCCTACCCCGGTGCTGCCCACGCAGAGGCTGCCAGGAAATACAGGTCCGTGGCCCGGGAGACTCGGCCGCCTACCCTGGTGCTGCCCACGCAGAGGCTGCCGGGAAATACAGGTCCGTGGCCCGCGCTGCTGCCCACACAGAGGCTGCCGGGAAATACAGGTCCGTGGCCCGGGAGACTCAGCCGCCTATCCCGCTGCTACCCACGCAGAGGCTGCCGGGAAATACAGGTCTGTGGCCCGGGAGACTCAGCCGCCTATCCCGCTGCTACCCACGCAGAGGCTGCCGGGAAATACAGGTCTGTGGCCCGGGAGACTCAGCCGCCTATCCCGCTGCTACCCACGCAGAGGCTGCCGGGAAATACAGGTCCGTGGCCCGGGAGACTCAGCCGCCTATCCCGCTGCTACCCACGCAGAGGTTGCCGGGAAATACAGGTCCCTGGCCCGGGAGACTCAGCCGCCTACCCCGCTGCTACCCACGCAGAGGCTGCCGGGAAATGCAGGTCCGTGGCCCGGGAGACTCGGCCGCCTACCCCGGTGCTGCCCACGCAGAGGCTGCCGGGAAATACAGGTCCGTGGCCCGGGAGACTCGGCCTCCTACCCCGCTGCTGCCCACGCAGAGGCTGCCGGGAAATACAG GTGTTTTCTTTCTACCTCTATCTCCACTCTGAACTCTTGA